Sequence from the Equus quagga isolate Etosha38 chromosome 15, UCLA_HA_Equagga_1.0, whole genome shotgun sequence genome:
CTTCTGAAGGGCATCTCCAGCCTCCCGCTCAGGAAGCTGGTCCTGTGGGCTCCCGATCCTTGATCCAAGCCCCCCCGGATCCCCGGATCTCCCCCTCCTTCAGAGCCCGGCCTGAGGCCCCCCGCAGCAGCCCTGAGGATCCTGTCCTGCCCCGGCCACCCCAGACCCTGCCCCTGGATGTGGGCCAGGGCCCTCCAGAGCCTGGCACTCGCTCCCCAGGACTTCTGTCCCCCACCTTCCGGCCAGGGGCCCCCTCAACCCAAACCATTCCTCCAACTCTGCCCAAGCCGCCCCGTTCTCCCAGCCGTTCCCCCAGCCGCTCCCCCAACCGCTCCCCCGGTGTCCCCTCAGCCCCTGAGATGgccctccccagggctggcaCCCAGGGTGCAGGGCCTGGCAGGCACCTGAGCCCCAGCCTTCAGCCTCAAGAAACCCCAGCCCTGATCACCACCTCCCCTTCGACATCCACCTCGTCATCCTCCTCTTGGTCAGCTCAGCCCACCTGCAAGAGCGACCCCGGCTTCCGGTAAGGGGGCCCTCTCCTAAGAAAGACTGCTGGGGCTTGAGCTCTAAGATGAGCCATCCTTTCAGGGTGGCTTGCCCTACTCTGCCCCAGTTTACCTCTCTGAGGAAGTACCCTTGGAGGTGCTGGGACCACCACTCTGGGACCCTCAGAAGACAGTATCCCCTCCTAAGGGACTTACCCACCCTTACCTCAATTGATCTCCCCAGGGAGAGCCTAGGAGGAGGAATACTGGGcccactgtgggtccttctgaggGTTTACACCCACAGCTGCCTCAGTTTTTGTCCCCGGGAAGAGCCCTGTGGGAGGGAGGTTGAGGACGACGGAGTAGTACCCAGCAATAACCCCTCCTATACCCCTACCCCCAGGATCACTGTGGTCACGTGGAATGTGGGCACTGCCATGCCCCCCGACGATgtcacctccctcctccacctgggCAGCAGCAGCGATGACAGTGACGGGGCAGACATGATTGCCATAGGGTAAGGAGGCAGGGCGCGTGGACCCCGCCCTGAGCCCCTCGTGCCTCCTAGACCCTTACTCACGGGAGGGGCTTCTAGGGCGCCCCCCAACTCGACAGctacctcccctcctccccccccccccaccaggtTGCAGGAAGTGAATTCCATGATCAACAAGCGGCTCAAGGACGCGCTCTTCACAGACCAGTGGAGCGAGCTCTTCATGGACGCACTGGGGCCCTTCAACTTCGTGCTGGTAACGCCTCTCTCAGTCCCTGGACGGACGGAGACCCCCTGGATTCCTGGCCCTAGCTCTGCCTTGACTCACTGTGGGGCCCGCTAGGCTTCTGTTGCCGGGTGCGTGAAATGGGAGGATGGAGGAGCAGACCTTAAGGACCGGAAAAGTCGGGGGCGGGGGAGTTGTGTCCTGTCCCTCAGCCACATCGCCTCCTGCCGCAGGTGAGTACTGTGCGGATGCAGGGCGTCATCCTGCTGCTGTTCGCCAAGTACTACCACCTGCCCTTCCTGAGGAACGTGCAGACCGATTGCACGCGCACTGGCCTGGGTGGCTATTGGGTGAGCACCGGAGGGGTCCGTAGGTTAGTCCCCCGGACTCGGACCCACGCACTGGCAAAGTCCCCTCCCAACGCTCCACCCCTTACTCTGACGCCCgcctctccccaaccccatccAGTACCCCGCCCCTTTCCTGTCGGTCCgtgttctttcccttttcctagaACCCACCCCTCTCCAGGCTTCTCCTCTGGCTGGCTGGCCCCGCACCTCTCCACGCCCCGCCCAGTGTCTCACCGCCTCACCTAGGCCACGCCCATGACCCGCCTACACTGCTTCCCAAGGGCAACAAAGGTGGAGTGAGCGTGCGACTGGCAGCCTTCGGgcacatgctctgcttcctgaACTGCCACCTGCCAGCGCACATGGACAAGGCCGAGCAGCGCAAGGACAACTTCCAGACCATCCTCAGCCTCCAGCAGTTCCAGGGGCCCGGCGCGCAAGGCATCCTGGATCACGAGTATGAGCAGGGGCGGGGCCGAATGGAGCTGGGGCGGGGCTAGTGAAGGAGAGGTGGGTCTCAGAGGCTACAGTCTCTGAAAACTTGCCGCAAAGAGCTGTGTATCCGCCTGGGTGAGCCTTGTAGGGCGGGGCCTATAGAGGTGGGTGAGCCCCAAACCTACATCTAGGAACAAGAATGCTGGTTAGTTTGATGGGGCAGGAGGAAGCCTGCAAGGTGGAGCTTTGCTGAGAGGCAGGGCCTTGCTAAGGGTCGGAACCTAAATTTGCTTTAGAtccgccctcccctcccctgctgcttCTTGGAGGGCTGAAGGCTctgccaccaccacccacccaccgCATCATCGCTAGGGCAGCCAGTAGGGTTGGGTCGGATAAGGGTGGAGAAGGATCTGGTTGGGCTCTTCCACCCTGctgaccccctcccccaaacaGCCTTGTGTTCTGGTTCGGAGACCTGAACTTCCGCATCGAGAGCTACGACCTGCACTTTGTCAAGTTTGCCATCGACAGTGACCAACTCCATCAGCTCTGGGAGAAGGACCAGGTGCGGAATCCCAGTCTGCACCCCAAAACCCCAAGCACACAGAGCATGCCCCAGGAACACCTGCTCCCTAGACTATGGTCCCTGCCCTGCCCAAGCTATTGTCCAATTCTACCCTCCTGGACTCTCACAGCTCAACATGGCCAAGAACACCTGGCCCATCCTGAAGGGCTTCCAGGAAGGGCCCCTCAACTTTGCACCTACCTTCAAGTTTGATGTGGGTACTAACAAATATGATACCAGGTGAGCTAAGGGCTGGATGAGGTGGGGACATGGGTTGGGGTCTTTGGATAAAGGAGACTGGGAAGAGGGGCAGAAGGCAAGGCTGGGGGCTGTGCCTTGAGCCCCAGCCCCTGAAACTGGGGCTACCCTTGCCCACTGCAGTGCCAAGAAGCGGAAGCCAGCTTGGACAGACCGTATCCTATGGAAGGTCAAGCCTCCAGGTGGGGGTCCTAGCCCCTCAGGACGGGAGAGCCACCGGCTTCAGGTGACCCAGCACAGCTACCGCAGCCACATGGAATACACAGTCAGTGACCACAAGCCCGTGGCTGCCCAGTTCATTCTGCAAGTGAGTCCTGGCCTCATCTCCCCTCATGACATCCCCATGTAAGCCCAGCTCAGCATCCCACTCTCCACCAGAAACCTTTGCACCTGCCTTCAGCAGCGTCCATTCATCATAGCAGAGTGGGAGTGGGTTATGatctccattttcagatgaggaaactgaggctcagagacacagcatcacttgcccagggtcacacagctagtaaagggAAAAATTAGGAGTTGAACTCAGGCTAGTCTAACTTCAGAGCCCATGCCTTTTCCGCTAATCTCTAACTCCCTTCTTCTGAGAAAGGTTTAGGGCAATTTATGTTAAAGTTCACATAGAtagagggctggcccggtggtgcagcagttaagtttgcacattacACTTCGGCAgtcctgggtttgctggttcagatcctgggttcagacctatgcactgcttgtcaagccaggtggtaggcgtcccacatataaagtagaggaaaatgggcacatgGATGTTAGccaagggccagtcttcctcagcaaaaaagaggaggattggcagcagatgttagctcagggctaatcttcctcaaaaaaaaaattcacatagaTAATAAGACCAGCAAAATCAAAACATTTACTCAAACCTCAGGTAGCATTCATTCATatccattcattatttatttaccatctcaccatgtgccaggcactattagAGAGGGTAGTAATGGGGGGCGGGGCACAgagtacataaataaaaaatacaaagctTAACTCTAAATAGGTACTATAATTTAGCATTGTGTTAGATTGAGGTCCCTGGTTGACAAAGTAAAAAGGAGAAATCCCAGAATGTCAGAACCGGACCTGAGAGACCATGTAGTCCAACTCTCTGTTTTtctatggggaaactgaggctcctaaTGGGGTAGGCACATGCCCCAAGTCATACACAGGCTCAGGGGCAGGACTGGGTAGGTCCCATCTTTTCAACTCTGAAACCCAACCCTGGGCTCTCCGATTCTCTTGATCTGAGAAGAGGGAGCCCTGCAGGCCAGAGAGTGTTTTCCTTGGTAACTTTGTCACACGGTCAGTCGGTGGGGCGTTGGCCAATATCCTCAGCCGAGGATGGAAATCTCCCGTGTCTGGCCTCCTGTGAGCTTTGGTAAAAGGCTTGGGTGAGACATTTAGCCCTCAGTCAGAGACCTCACCTGGAGAACCACTCCTTTTGGGCGACCTACCCTGAACTTTGTCCCTCACAAAACGTGACCTCTGGAGCACCTGctacgtgccaggccctgtgcggGGCACTTCACATGTCATCCCTGAGTGCTTTAGCAGGCCCTGAGATGTCCAAATTCTCCTCCCAGTTTTACtggtgagggaaactgaggctcagagaacttaaGTCTCTCACCCAAGGCAACACAGTCAGAAGGGGGCTCACTGAAACTTTTGACCCCGCAAGGCCCTGAAGGGTATTTCCAAGAGCACACCCTGTCCAGACCCACTGTTCGGAAGCCAGGGGCGGGAGGGGATGTGCTGGTTTCTTCTGGAGAAGCTTGGCTTAGAAGCTGAGGACAGAGGGAAACCTGAAACCAGAtgaaaggggagcagagaaaaaCCTGAGGCTGGCACCATCCTTGTCCTTCCCTGAGGGACAGAGGTGGAACCAATACCCTGGCCACCTGCCACCCCAGCCACCGCAGCAACACCACCCACATGGCTGACCCCTTTATCGGCCTGGGGTGACCCTGGGAAGAGGATACTCATGGTTATAACTGTCTTCATGGACCGATGACAAACAAGGTAATAGTGGCCCCTTagtacaggtggggaaactgggTCTTGGCTTGGCTAGGGGCTTACCTGAGGTCATGCAGCACGTTAGTAGCAAAACCTGGAAATGAACTGAGGTCTCTAGCCTTCTACCAGGGCTCTTCTTGTCAGCTCAGGGGCTGTTCAGCTTACACCAGAAAATCCAGTGCGTCATGGGACTTTACCTGTGTCCCTTGCAAGCATATAGGCGAATCATTCACTGAGTATGTACTGTGTACTGGGAAGTTTATGGGATGCTTTACAAATGGTGTCTCATTGAATCTGCTGAATAATCCCaagaattaaataagatcatCTGAGTTTATAGATAAGAGCTCTGGCGTTCAGAGAGGTCGAGAAAttcacccagggtcacacagcctgttaatggcagaggcagggccaAACCCATGGTCTACTAGCTTCAAACCTTGTGTTCTCACTTACTCCTTCAGGAGGCTATGGACAGAaaaagccctgggctgggaggcaggaagccTGGCTTTTATCCTAGACCtgttctgcctcagtttcccagtctgTACAGTGGCTTCAAAGGCCCTTCATCTCAGCCAGTTTGTCCTGACTCAGGCCCAGGGGCTCTAGGGCCATGGGATGCTAGAGGGCCTCCCCTGATGTTGCCCCCTGCCCCTGGGCAGTTCGCCTTCAGGGATGACATGCCACTGGTGCGGCTGGAGGTGGCAGACGAGTGGGTGCGGCCAGAGCAGGCTGTGGTGAGGTACCGCATGGAAACAGTGTTCGCCCGCAGCTCTTGGGACTGGATCGGCTTGTACCGGGTAAGAAGGGCAGGGGTGGGCAGCGACTTGGGGAAGGAAGGGCCTGGAGGAGCAGCCGGGCAACCAGGTGGGATCACTGGCTTCTGCAGAGTTTGATTCCACACCAAAAGGCTCCTCAGGTTAGGGGTTAGGGGTCACAACCCTGATTCCTCTTCCCCAGGTGGGTTTCCGTCACTGCAAGGACTATGTGGCTTATGTCTGGGCCAAACACGAGGATGTGGACGGGAACATCTTCCAGGTACTTaacaggaggaggagagtgggaaGAAGTCCCCGTTGGACTTAGGGACTCAGGACTTGGTTTGAGTGGTCCTGAAGCTGCCTCCCTTACTCCAACCTGGGCCTGTACCCCCGGGGCCCACCAGGTGACATTCAGTGAAGAGTCGCTACCCAAGGGCCATGGAGACTTCATCCTGGGCTATTACAGCCACACCCACAGCATCCTCATTGGGGTCACTGAGCCCTTCCAGGTGAGTAGGCCAGACTGCACGGTCGGGGGTGCCATAAGACCCTATTCACATGCTACATCCTCTACATTCTACTCTGTGACCTCCTACAAGTAGCCTGGCCTTCCTGGGTCTGCCGGTGGGGAGGGTTGGAGTAGTTCCAAGAGGCCTCCGTGGCCGGTTGGGGAGCAAGGCACCTCAGTGACCAGTCTTCCCCCAGATCTCGCTGCCTACCTCAGAGTCGGCCAGCAGTAGCACAGACAGCTCAGGTGCCAGCTCGGAGGATGAGGATGACAGCACCCTGGAGCTGCTTGCACCCAAGTcccgcagccccagccctggcaagTCTAAACGGCACCGCAGCCGCAGCCCGGGCCTGGCCCGCTTTCCCGGCCTCGCCCTGCGACCCTCATCCCGTGAACGCCGTGGCACCAGCCGCAGCCCCTCGCCGCAGAGCCGCTGTGTGCCTAGGGTGGCCTCTGACACGGGCAGTGATGGTAGCAGCTGGGGCAGTAGTGAGGAGGGGCCCTCTGGGCTGCCTGGCACCTGGGCTTTCCCATCATCTGTGCCTCGAAGCCTGGGCTTGCTGCCTGCCTTGCGCCTGGAGACTGTAGACCCTGGGGGTGGCGGCCCCTGGGGACCTGATCGGGAGGCTTCAGCCCCCGACAGCCTatctcccagcccccagggccgGCAGGGGTTAGAGGAAGGGGGCCTGGGGCCCTGAGGGTGGGGTGGACAGGAGGGCCCAGGTGGCCCCCACTCTGCCCCAATCTTCTGTAAATccacctgccttcctcctgctgctACTCCAGCTTAATTCGCACCTGCCACTCTGTCCTGGCCAGGGGTGGCCAACTGGGGTCCTCCAAACTCAGTCCTGGCACCTCAACTGTGACAATCAGCAAAGCCCTATATGAGCCCCCATCTGGGATGGGGGCGTGACCTGGAGGTCATCGATTAGGAATTAAATTCTCCAGCCTCACTCCTGACTCCTTCCTAACTTGTTAGCAGTCTGGGGGTGGGAATAGTCAGAGGAAGGGACTAAAGAGGCGAGAGGATGACAGATCTGACAATTACCAGGCAATAGCTGTATACATTACACACGCAATCTCCTTTAATTTGTACCGTGACCCTGAGTTGTGGTGTTGAGTTCAGTGCCATTCTTAgacccatttcacaggtgagcaaactgaggcctCCAAGAGGTTATGTGAGCCTCTCAAAATCAGGTGCCTAGCACAGTTTAGCTGTGTGTTGGAGGGAGGAAACGTTTATTGGGTGCTAAGCGTTATCCGTGTGTTGGTTCACGTAATCCTCaagaaccctatgaggtagatccTGTTTACACGCTCATTTTTCAGAGCAGGAAACTAGGGCTCAGAGTGGGAGAGGGAGGTCCCCTGCTCAAAGGCACGGGAGAGATTAGAATTTAGgtttagagcagaaaaaaatgggcCAGGAAGGGCACAGCAGCTGTTAAGAGAAGGAATCCCccgggaggaggggagtggggagcccCTCTAGTGCCCCTCCATCCTAGATCCAGACATCGGCACTTCTGTGACATCCTCATTCCCCACCTGCTGCCCCAAGCCTCAGCAGGCAGGCGCTGGGACTCCCCTGGGCAGGTCCTTGAGACATGTATTAATTTTGCAACATGGAGATACGTGTACCTCCTTCTGGTACTTCTGCTGGGCTGCTGCAGTAAGCTACCCCCTCCCCGCTCCCATCTGGATGTGAAGTTCCTTGGCAAGGCCTAAGCCCAGGGGATCAGAATGAGCCTCCTGGACACCACATCCAAGCACAGAGGGGGTTGTGTCACCAGCCCAAGATCAACCAGCGCAGCAGGAGACATGGTCCAGCATTGGGTCTTGCTCCCCTGCCTTCCCCATCCAGTGTCCTGGCTGTCCACAGAGCCTGTGCCAAGCTTCAGTCTAACACACTGAAAAGAGGCCAACCTGAGGGCCTGGCAAAGCCAAGGGCAAGGTCCAGTCTGCTGCCCAGGAGAGCTGGAACTGAGGTCACTGGTTCCAAGATTTCTGCTGCCCCCCAGGTCCTCGGGCTGCCTGCATCAGCTGCAGGCATCGGTCATAGAATGATGTGGGGGCCCTTGGGTGCTCTGAAAGCCATGCCGGTGCCTCTTCTGTGCCTGCACCCTGGAGCTGGAGTCGCCTCTGCTGAAGTCGCCGCAAGTGCCGAGCTGAGACCTTGATGGCCTTAGGGTCTCTAGAACAGCTGTGGGAAGAGAAAAGTAGGGCAGGCAGTTGTCGCTGCCAAGGATCCCACCCTAGTCTGCAGACAGCGGGgtcaaggcccagagaggagcagggctggggctggggaggggtgggataCACCTAGAAGGGGGAAGAATAAACCACTAGCTGGCTACGGAAACTTGAGTcagtctgtgcctcagtttcctcacctgtgaaataggAAAAGTAACAAGGGGCTGACTTTGAGAATCGGAATGGAAGTGAGATTGTGGATTAGGAGGAGTTAAGCAACTGCCACTTGCCCGGCAGGCCTTGGGCTACATGCATCACACACACCATTTCCTGGGCTTCTAcaaccatttcacagatggggaaatggtgTTGTGGCGAGGTGACTCAACTTGCAACGTCACCTCGGAAGTAAATGACAGAGTCAATATGCTGCTCACATGGGCCAATTGCAGAGCTGAACCCAGGGCACCAGAGGGTAGGGGATGATGACAGTGGAGCTCGGAGGTCCCCAACCCTTTCCCCCACTCCTTGGGCCAGGCGCACAAAGAGGGTATAGGCAACCCACCCCTTGGGAAAATCCCCCACCCCTCCTGGCTCTGCTTACCCTTTGCCCTCAGCGCAGTCCAGTGGAGGGACCAGCTTGAAGCAGGTCGTGCCCAGCAACTCCCAAAGCATGTGGGTGCCAGCGAGTGGGCTGTGGAGTCTCAGGAAACGTGCCAGACTGAGGGTAGAGGCAGGCTCAGGCTAGGGCCGGGCCTTGCCAGCCAAGTGGccctccccagtgcctggcaacaGGCAGCCCACCCCTGAGGGTACAAATGGGCCTCACCGGCGTGTGCAATTGCAGTGGAAGAGGGGCTCGTGGGCACTATTGAGCAGCTGGAACTTGGTCTCTTGAGGCCTGATCTGGTGCTCACACTGTTCTAGGCGGCGGAAGCTGCGGCAGGCCCGGCGGGCACCTGGGGGCAGGTGTGGTGGTGAAGGGAGCCCAGTCCCCCAGGGAGGCCCCACTGATGTGCCCACTGCCATTCAGAAGAAACGCTGGCATCCGTGCTCACTCACACACGCAAAGTCTCCCTCCAACTCGTGCTATTCATGCCCTCAGTATGTACACGTGGGAgtcacactgacacacacacacacacacacacacacggctgtACTGCCATGGGGGATGCCCAGAGTGTGGagagtggtcaggaaaggcttcctggaggcagtcGTTGCTAAGCggaggctgggagagaggaagaggaggggagagtgctccaggcagaaggaacagcatgtgcaaaggcccagaagtGGGAGAGAACAAGCTGCTTTTGAGGAACCAAATGAAGTTTGTGAAACTGGGGAGTAGGGCCTTTGGGACCAGCACCTGAGGCTCCCTGGGTGTTGGGGCAATGTCTCCTGAGGTAAGAGGAGCCATAGTGGGGGCTCAGTGGGGAGTGACATAGTCAAATTTGGGGCTTATGAAAATCCTTTGATCTGCAGCACGATTTGATGAGAGAAGTTGGGAAGCTCCAGGAGGAGTTCAGAGCAAGAAGGGAAGGAATGCAcgccccccaccctcacccctcacAGAGGCAGGGACGCCTCCTCACATCAGGGACCGCTAAGGTTAGGTTCTGAGCTCACCCTGAGGTTTTAGGCCACCCCATGGCCCCTGGAGGCCTGGATGGGGGCCCCCAGTGGGGGCCATATCAGGCCTAGGGGAGGTCATGGGGCCCTGGAGGGCTGTGGTGTTGGCTTTGCTGGGGTTTTTGGACTCTTTCCACTGTGGTGGCCGCTTCCGAGGGTGCTGCTTCCATGGACGCTTGCTGGGAGCTGGGTTCTGGGGGCTGGGAGTCAGCTGGGTGGCTGGGGAGCTCCAGGAGGCATTGTAGAGGGTCCTGGGCTGGAGGCGGGCGACGGGTAGGGAGCCATATGTTCTACACCTGGGAGGTGGCAATGGGTGGCAACTGGTAACCCAGAATCCCTGGTCCCAGAAGCCCCTGAGTTCTTCTTCATGGAGACCAAGGCTCTGCCACTCCCATCCCTCATCCCGCTGATTCGTGCAGGGCACCCAGGGAGGATGCGCATCCTGGTCCTTGCCCTGAGGAGAGGACGCAGAGGACGAGGCAACATTCCCTGgaggacagacatacagacaggTCTCCCTCCCCAGGCTTGGAACCCAGGCTTCCCCTCTGGTGGGGAAGGGTCTTGAAGGGGGCAGCCACTTACCCACCCCACCAGTACCATGCCACACACGCCTCCTGCTCCTCCAGAACGAAGCAGGGCGTTTCCAGCACGTTAAAGAAGGCCACGCCCACAACGTCAGAGATGGAGTCTCGCTGATTCTGAAGGCATTGCTGGAACCTGCCCCAGAGCCAGCACTCAGGTCCCCGGACCACAGAAGGCCACCCAGCTCCTCCCCCAGTCCACCCAGTCACTACCAGCCAGGTGGTTTGGGGTCCAAGAGTCCCTTCTCCTCTCAAGGCTCAGCTTTCCCACCTGCAGAGTGGGATCCAGGCTGGCTGGTCCTTTAGAATTCTCTGGAATCCCCGcctctgcacccaggaactgggTAACTCTGCCTCATGCCTAAACCCCCAGCACCCCCTGCCCACCGCCAACCTGGCATCACAGTTGCAGTGGGAGATGGTGTGGAATCGATAGTTTCGGATGCCATAGTTGTACTGAAAGGGCGAGACAGTCTGTGGGCAGCCGTCGTGTTCCCGGCAGCAGAGATCAAGGCCCTGGAAGACCCctgcagggagcagagggggCACAACTCAGCAGGGTCCTGGGCACCACCCGCCAGCTATGCCCACCTGGTATCGGGATCAGAGACCTGGTTCTCGCCCCAGCCCTGACACAAATGCCctgggtgacctcaggccagTCATGCTTCTCTGTGGGAGTTTCACAGCTTGAAGAGAGCACCCAGGCGCAGCCTCTGCTAGACAACTCCAAGTGCCAGGCACCCCCTCCTCCAGAAGCCCTTGCCCATGGAAAGGTCTTCCTTGGGGGAACCGGAGTCTGCCTCCAGTATTCCCAAGCTCACGCGCCAAATAAGACTGCAAAGCGATGAATGTATGTGAAACGGAATGGCAGACAGACAAGGTGCAACCTTTCTTGCCAACACAATAAGGCATTGCCACGGTGCCAACCTGCTGCCGCTTAGGTGCCAAGTCCTCCCCCAACCCTCCAAGCATATACACAGACAGCTGTACTAAGAGTGCAAAAAAGCCATCCGTGTTTCTCACCACTGAGCAGTAGTGCCCTTTTACTGAGCATTTCCCAAGTGCCCAGCACTTCCCACACCCAAGTTCAgagcagccctgtgagggaggTGTCACTTCCATTGTATAGGTGATGAAAGGAGGTTCAGAGAGCTTGGACGTGCTGaagtggaatttgaacccagccCTTTGGGTCTCAGTGTTCCCTCCACTGGGCATGCTGTGCCCATAAAGCCTCGTGGGTAGCAGGTTTTTGGCTCTGCCAACCTTGAACACACCCCAGCCTGTCCCCTCCCTCGGTTTGAGTAGGGCCTT
This genomic interval carries:
- the INPP5J gene encoding phosphatidylinositol 4,5-bisphosphate 5-phosphatase A isoform X1, encoding MTSLVPGSGEAGARALGARELPGAADMEGQSSSSRRRPGTRAGLGPLPMPHGVSQTGAPSKVDSSFQRPAKKNAAPVPSEPRLALVPVRPRAAMPPSSEGPRLALASPRPILAPLSTPGGQKTAPARRSSSLAPTSVGQLVMSASAGPKPPPATSGSVLAPTSLGQLVMSASAGPRPPLVTMGPRDQKQAPPASVGPKPALAASGLNLALASEEKPPQPPSSSSPAPSPVLLPSQEQALAPASKTSAPASVGWTPDKQRAAPAPRTLPSSEGHLQPPAQEAGPVGSRSLIQAPPDPRISPSFRARPEAPRSSPEDPVLPRPPQTLPLDVGQGPPEPGTRSPGLLSPTFRPGAPSTQTIPPTLPKPPRSPSRSPSRSPNRSPGVPSAPEMALPRAGTQGAGPGRHLSPSLQPQETPALITTSPSTSTSSSSSWSAQPTCKSDPGFRITVVTWNVGTAMPPDDVTSLLHLGSSSDDSDGADMIAIGLQEVNSMINKRLKDALFTDQWSELFMDALGPFNFVLASVAGCVKWEDGGADLKDRKSRGRGSCVLSLSHIASCRRLLLWLAGPAPLHAPPSVSPPHLGHAHDPPTLLPKGNKGGVSVRLAAFGHMLCFLNCHLPAHMDKAEQRKDNFQTILSLQQFQGPGAQGILDHDLVFWFGDLNFRIESYDLHFVKFAIDSDQLHQLWEKDQLNMAKNTWPILKGFQEGPLNFAPTFKFDVGTNKYDTSAKKRKPAWTDRILWKVKPPGGGPSPSGRESHRLQVTQHSYRSHMEYTVSDHKPVAAQFILQFAFRDDMPLVRLEVADEWVRPEQAVVRYRMETVFARSSWDWIGLYRVGFRHCKDYVAYVWAKHEDVDGNIFQVTFSEESLPKGHGDFILGYYSHTHSILIGVTEPFQISLPTSESASSSTDSSGASSEDEDDSTLELLAPKSRSPSPGKSKRHRSRSPGLARFPGLALRPSSRERRGTSRSPSPQSRCVPRVASDTGSDGSSWGSSEEGPSGLPGTWAFPSSVPRSLGLLPALRLETVDPGGGGPWGPDREASAPDSLSPSPQGRQGLEEGGLGP
- the INPP5J gene encoding phosphatidylinositol 4,5-bisphosphate 5-phosphatase A isoform X2; this translates as MTSLVPGSGEAGARALGARELPGAADMEGQSSSSRRRPGTRAGLGPLPMPHGVSQTGAPSKVDSSFQRPAKKNAAPVPSEPRLALVPVRPRAAMPPSSEGPRLALASPRPILAPLSTPGGQKTAPARRSSSLAPTSVGQLVMSASAGPKPPPATSGSVLAPTSLGQLVMSASAGPRPPLVTMGPRDQKQAPPASVGPKPALAASGLNLALASEEKPPQPPSSSSPAPSPVLLPSQEQALAPASKTSAPASVGWTPDKQRAAPAPRTLPSSEGHLQPPAQEAGPVGSRSLIQAPPDPRISPSFRARPEAPRSSPEDPVLPRPPQTLPLDVGQGPPEPGTRSPGLLSPTFRPGAPSTQTIPPTLPKPPRSPSRSPSRSPNRSPGVPSAPEMALPRAGTQGAGPGRHLSPSLQPQETPALITTSPSTSTSSSSSWSAQPTCKSDPGFRITVVTWNVGTAMPPDDVTSLLHLGSSSDDSDGADMIAIGLQEVNSMINKRLKDALFTDQWSELFMDALGPFNFVLVSTVRMQGVILLLFAKYYHLPFLRNVQTDCTRTGLGGYWGNKGGVSVRLAAFGHMLCFLNCHLPAHMDKAEQRKDNFQTILSLQQFQGPGAQGILDHDLVFWFGDLNFRIESYDLHFVKFAIDSDQLHQLWEKDQLNMAKNTWPILKGFQEGPLNFAPTFKFDVGTNKYDTSAKKRKPAWTDRILWKVKPPGGGPSPSGRESHRLQVTQHSYRSHMEYTVSDHKPVAAQFILQFAFRDDMPLVRLEVADEWVRPEQAVVRYRMETVFARSSWDWIGLYRVGFRHCKDYVAYVWAKHEDVDGNIFQVTFSEESLPKGHGDFILGYYSHTHSILIGVTEPFQISLPTSESASSSTDSSGASSEDEDDSTLELLAPKSRSPSPGKSKRHRSRSPGLARFPGLALRPSSRERRGTSRSPSPQSRCVPRVASDTGSDGSSWGSSEEGPSGLPGTWAFPSSVPRSLGLLPALRLETVDPGGGGPWGPDREASAPDSLSPSPQGRQGLEEGGLGP
- the INPP5J gene encoding phosphatidylinositol 4,5-bisphosphate 5-phosphatase A isoform X3, which encodes MTSLVPGSGEAGARALGARELPGAADMEGQSSSSRRRPGTRAGLGPLPMPHGVSQTGAPSKVDSSFQRPAKKNAAPVPSEPRLALVPVRPRAAMPPSSEGPRLALASPRPILAPLSTPGGQKTAPARRSSSLAPTSVGQLVMSASAGPKPPPATSGSVLAPTSLGQLVMSASAGPRPPLVTMGPRDQKQAPPASVGPKPALAASGLNLALASEEKPPQPPSSSSPAPSPVLLPSQEQALAPASKTSAPASVGWTPDKQRAAPAPRTLPSSEGHLQPPAQEAGPVGSRSLIQAPPDPRISPSFRARPEAPRSSPEDPVLPRPPQTLPLDVGQGPPEPGTRSPGLLSPTFRPGAPSTQTIPPTLPKPPRSPSRSPSRSPNRSPGVPSAPEMALPRAGTQGAGPGRHLSPSLQPQETPALITTSPSTSTSSSSSWSAQPTCKSDPGFRITVVTWNVGTAMPPDDVTSLLHLGSSSDDSDGADMIAIGLQEVNSMINKRLKDALFTDQWSELFMDALGPFNFVLASVAGCVKWEDGGADLKDRKSRGRGSCVLSLSHIASCRRLLLWLAGPAPLHAPPSVSPPHLGHAHDPPTLLPKGNKGGVSVRLAAFGHMLCFLNCHLPAHMDKAEQRKDNFQTILSLQQFQGPGAQGILDHDLVFWFGDLNFRIESYDLHFVKFAIDSDQLHQLWEKDQLNMAKNTWPILKGFQEGPLNFAPTFKFDVGTNKYDTSAKKRKPAWTDRILWKVKPPGGGPSPSGRESHRLQVTQHSYRSHMEYTVSDHKPVAAQFILQFAFRDDMPLVRLEVADEWVRPEQAVVRYRMETVFARSSWDWIGLYRVGFRHCKDYVAYVWAKHEDVDGNIFQVTFSEESLPKGHGDFILGYYSHTHSILIGVTEPFQPGLPGSAGGEGWSSSKRPPWPVGEQGTSVTSLPPDLAAYLRVGQQ